The DNA sequence GGTAGACATTCGTCTACCCAAACAAACAGATCGACGATATGATGTTTTTGTAAAGCACTCATGTTTGTTTCCTCTTTTAGCTAGCACTTCAAGAGTAGCAAAACGGGTGCTTTATGTGTTGGGGGTTTCGTGATTCACGGAATCAGCAGTTTACAATATTAATTATTTATTGTAAAAGAAATATCACACAGTACAACCACTTGCTGCCGGTGGTTAGCGAAAAATCTAGTTGTCAATGAAAAGTTCATGAGTATAAAACTGCCCTAGCAAAAGGCAGGAAAATTTTGGATTGTAAGGAGTTCGTGACTCTCGCGTGAGGTGATGTCCGTGTGGACACCCAAGCAGTTGTGCGAGGGTGTCCACTGGACCGGTCTACATCAGGTGTCGAGCTATCCTGCCGCTGTCTTTGCAAGCACAGCTTCTTCGTAGTCGTAGGTGCACTCCAGGGACGCATCGAGCATCCGCCAGGCGTTCTCGAAGTGCTCTCGGACGATTGCATCGCACACTGCGAAGATCTCGTCGCTCACATGGATTTTGTCGAGCAGGCGCTCGTGGCTTTCTTCGATCTCCAGATGGGTGGTACCGAAGTATCGGAGGTTGAGTCCACTGTGTGCCTGGTAGTCTTTCAGGGCAGGGTGATACCCCGAGATCATGGCGTAACTCGAGCCTTCGATGGCTTCTAGGAAGCACACCAGCAGCACAGGGTTGTCCATGACGCGGAAGCAGATCTGCATCATCTCGTAGGCGTAGGTCCGCATGAAAAGGTGCTCTTTGGCGAAGAGCACTTGCTCTACGTCGTCCAGCATGATGCTGTCGATCTTCATTCGTTCTTTGTAGTCGGAAATCAGCAGCCGGAAGTGGTGCATGTCGTCCTTGGCATGTTCCACGATGGCAGCACTCAGGTCATCCGGGTTTGATCCATACTGCCGTGCGATCAGGTCCATCATGTCCGAAAAGATCACGCTAAATACGACAAATTTGTTCAGTTGACTGAAACGCCGCTCTAGTGGCAGTCTGATTCCATCTCGGATGTATGTGAAGATGTCGTGCGCCCTGTGACGATCAGCCAGCTCCATGATAAGCCGGTGCAGCCGATCATTGTTGATTCCGCCCGTGGCCATTTGCATTCCCTCGCTCAGGCAACGATATTCTCGCCGCTGCTGTCGTAGAAAGACACGAACTCCTTATAGAGGTTACTCACAGACAAGCTGTAAGCCGTTCTATTATGCCGCTAGAGTGAATAAAGTCAAGATGCAGATCTACATTTTGCGCAGACAAAGCTACTAAAGGCTTGGTATACATCCCACGCTTCGAACCCCATCATTGCTGACTTTCTTCTTGTTGCGCGTAAGCTAGAGCAGCTTGGCTCCGTTTACCATAAAGACAAGGTCACTGTCATTGAAAGGCTAGAGGCGTAAAATGCCCAGCTCAAAATTGCGGGCTCTCGCCGCTCAAAAGCGCAAAACCCTTTTTCATCACAGTGAGCTCCGGATCGTTGGCTTCGCGACCGGCAGTAAACATAGATTCCAATTCGTTTTCAGCGATCCAGGCGTAGCTCGAATGATCTTCAGGAACCAGCTCAATGCTTTCATTGCCGTCCTCAAACTGGGCAAAGTAGATAATCTCAACCGAGTGCGTGCCTTTAATCTCATTCATATAGTCAAAGGTGGCGAATGGATCGCCAACAGTTACTTTCTTACCAAATTCCTCTTGAATCTCGCGCTTCAATGCGGTCACCAAATCTTCGCCATAGTCCACATGACCCCCTGGCACATTGTAGACGTTCGGCAGAAACTTTTTGGTCGCGGCCCTTTTTGGCAGAAAAACTTTAGTTACGCCATCAAATGTATGGTGGATAAAAGCACAAACTGTGATTACTTGTTGGCCATGCGCAGGTGTCTCGCTATCATGGGAAATTTTACTCATAATCTAACTATATCAAAGACTAGGTTCCAGAATCATACATATGGCCGTCATAAGGGATTCGAACCCCATTCTACAGAGGTGAGCTATGGCAAAATAAAAAGTGCTCTGAATTGTGGAGCACGTTCACCTCTGTTATCAAATCTGGCTGGGGATGAGGGATTCGACCTTGCCACGCAAAACAAATGTTTTGCTCATAGCAATTTTTGAACACAGTTCAAAAACCAAGGGCGGGCGACAGCCACAGGCTGTCCCCGTTCGAATCCCGCCTCGCTCAGCAGACTAAAAAAGCCAGACACATGGTCTGACTTCCTTAGTCTGGCTGGGAATAGTGAACTTATTCCAAACCTTTTATATCATGATTTGTGGAGTCTGCTATGGTCGAAATTAGCAACGAAATGTATGAGCGGCTCCGGCAGATTTTGGAAAAGCAAAACGGAAAAACATACACATTTGAAGAGGTAAAAGAAATTGGTGATGGGTTACTAGATCTCTACACTCTACTCATAAGTATATATACCGAGGCAGAAGAGCCTATGCTCGAGGACGGCATGACTAATGCTAAGTCTGGGACATTATGACTTCGGCTAGCTCCCAATGAGTATGACCACTAAAAACTAGCGAGTTGTTGCCCTTTGCCGGTTGCTTATTTCATTTATGCGCACATACTGCTTATGGTTGTTCCTGATTATCTGTTGAAGGTCTATACGGCCATCATCGTCACCGATATCTTCGATGGATATTACTACCGCAAATGGCTGCATAAAACTGTCGTCATCCGCATCGCCACGAGTTTGAAGCGTTAAACGTAACTCCCATTCACCACCGTCATACGATCTTGAGGAGTAGGTCCGCTCGAGGCATTTTATCGTATACCACTTTGGTTTATAGCTGTAGTCGGAGTCATCTGCTTTGCCAGAATTCCTCAACTTTTTCCGAGAGTTCACCTTGTAAAGCGTCATTGTAACGTCGCTCTGGGCCGTATCTACTTCGTCGTTCGGATCAATCGGCGCAGTGTATGCAAGTGTAGCACGTACATTCAACTGCCTTTTTAGATTTTTAAGTTCATCTGGAATGGTAAAACTAATTTTGCGTACAGCTTCACGAGTTTTGGATCGTGGTGGTACGCCACCAATTTCGCCGCTAATTACATAAACCACTCTAGTCTTATCGGCAAATAGCACGTTCTTAACATCAGGAACGCCATGGCCGACAATCTTATCTAGATCCGTCGAGTTGATTAGTGATGTTTCATTTGGGATATAACTCGCCGAGTGGATAGTTAGCGCTTTGGCAAGATCCACGGCATTATCGTAACCGGACTCTTCGACGACTGTTAGTGCTTGCGCAAGTTCGCCACTTACAACTGGAGTGGCAAAGCTTGTGCCAACATTCTCATACAATTCATTCTCCACTACGCTTAAGCCTTTCACGCCTTGATCGCGCCAAACTCCTGTTGCTCGCGCATTGCCGCCATAATGGACGAGATCTGGTTTTCGTATGCCATCAAAGCCTGTTCTTGTGAATGGAGACGGCTCATTAACTTGTGCCAAAGAGTCTTTGTTTGCCTTGTCTGCAAGCGCACCTACGGATATGCCGTTGATCGAGTCTCCCGGTGAGTTCAGTGAAGAGTCCGGTTCCGATAGTACGTCTGGATATTGCCGTGTATGAAAATCGTCACGGTTTCCTGCCGACACCACAAACACTACACCATAGTTATGCTGAAGGGCGTCAAGCTCGCGCGTTAGATATGACTTCTTATTATGTGCGCAAAGGTCTGTCATGCCTAGAGACATGCTGTATTCCTTAACATCTGGGAACGTCTTTATTGCGTCTTCAAGGTAGCCAATCAATTCGACTGGCGTGGGGCCGTCCTCGCCTTCCATGACCTTGACATCGACAACTTTGGCGTTAGCGGCTAGCTTGTTGTTATCAAATAACTGATCTTCAATGTCATTACCGAAGATAGTTCTGCTTGCCGCAAGTGTAGCATGATATTTATCGCTATCTGGGTCAGTGGTGTAGTCCTTGCGGTCTACAACTAGATCTTCAAGAACATCTAGCTCGGCAATGCCGCCGTCAACGATGCCTACGATTGTTTTAGCGTTGCTGAGGTCTATATCAGCTTTCGTGATAGGGTATGTGGTGTTGATACTTTTGGTCACCACCCCGATGTGATGCATAACCTCGAACTTGGCGAATGGGTTTTCGTAATCGTCATTTGTAATAAGATCGACATCATCCGCAGAAAATTCACCAGTTAAAATTTTGGCTCCTGACGGTGACACCATATATTCTGCTTTTATACCACGCGTTTTGATAAGTTCGTCGGCAATCTTTTTTGCGTTCAGTGCTGATATTGATTTATAGAAATACGCTACGCCAAGATTCTCTTCCTCGACTATTCCATCTAATTTTTGCTCTTTGCTGACTCGTGAGATCTTAGTGATTGCTGAGAGCAGCGCCGGTCCCTTGTTCTTAAAGTTACCGTCATCGTTTAATTGTGGAACGTACTCGAAATCCGCCAATGCCTGTTCAAATTTTTCCAGCGCCTCATCCGTACCTGAGATTACCAGCTCATTAGTATCAAGCCGCTTGTTCACGTCAAGCCCATAATCGTCAAATAACTCAACTGGTATGCTGCTTTTCGCTGTTGCTTTAGGGTCAAGCTCGATATCCAGAAACGAAAGCTGTTCAGGGTTTGATATCTTCGGCTTTTCAGCCTTAGCCTCACGAGTAACTTCTTGCAGATCCTTAATACGCTGCTGCTTATGCTCATTGAAGTTGATTGGGTCACCAAAAAATGTGTAGCCCTTGCCACCGCCCTTGGTGGCCTTTGCACTTTGCGTGCTTGGTATTACAAATGGTAAGTTCTCATTCATTTCGTTCCCCTCTTAGATACCAAGTAGTGAATGGTTGCGTGAGGTATGCCGGTCATACTTTCAAGCATTTCGTAAGTAAAGTACTTCTTATTGACAGCCCAGAGCGCCTTTACTACTTTTTTAAGTTCATTTACATCAGTAGTGTCCTTCGAGTTAAAACGTTTTTTACGGTATTTGGTTTCGGTCAGCTGCTTGAAGATCTGTTCTTCAAATGTAAGCTTGTCGAGGCTCAAGACTGAACGCCTCATAGTTTTTGTATAAATGCGCTGGATGTCGTGACCGGTAAATTCAGTGGCCAGTTCGCCTAGAGTATCAATTGCATCATCCTCTATATTCTTATGATCTTTGAGGTACAGATTAAACATCTTTCTTCGCGAGGCAAGATCGATATCATCCATATCAAGCTCATAGGTAAAACGCCTACGTATTGCTGAGTCAATCATTTCAATATGATTGGTGGCAGCTATTAGGAGTACATCATCATTTAGCGTGTCTATGTTTTGAAGGATGGCAGTTACGATACGCTTAGCCTCGCCAATGTCCATTTCATCGGCCCGGTTTTTTGCAAGCGACTCAAACTCATCCAGAAATAAAATTTGCTGCTCTTTACCGACAAACAGCTCACTAACATTTTTACCGGTTTCGCCCATGAATGAAGATATGAGCTTGCTCACATCTACATCTACTATCGGTAGGCCCAGGGTGCCGGCAAGCGCACTGGCTAAGTAAGTTTTACCGGTACCAGGTAAACCGTAAAATATTACCTTAGTACCATGGGATAGCCCTGCCGCCTTAAGCTTTTTACGGCTATTCCAAGTTTGGATTATTTCATCCACCACAAGTTGGTTGCGTTTCGATAACACCACATCATCAAGAGTTACGTCAGCCGACGTATCCATTGCGAAGGTAGGAGCCGCCGGCACCTGCTTAAGTGATGACTGCGTGACCTTTCTGTACATTTCATTGGGCTTAGAGTAAATATCACGCAAAGCCTTTGCTACACCTTTTTTGCCCTTTTGTTCGCTACTACGTACTAGCTTTTGAATTGTTTTATCAAAGAGCTCATCGCTACCCGACTTGTGCGCTTTTATTAGTTCAACTATTTCGGCTGTAGAAAACATAATCTTATTCTATCCAAAAAACGCGGATAATGAAAGTTTTGGATATAACAGATAAGAGATTATACGAATGATTGATTTTACGAGATAAGGGATTCGAACTTTTCCAAACTTTTCCAAGGTGTAACCATTGTCCGCTAAACAAAAAGATGCCCAAATTCGGACATCTTTCTTAATTGAATAAT is a window from the Verrucomicrobiia bacterium genome containing:
- a CDS encoding S8 family peptidase, with the translated sequence MNENLPFVIPSTQSAKATKGGGKGYTFFGDPINFNEHKQQRIKDLQEVTREAKAEKPKISNPEQLSFLDIELDPKATAKSSIPVELFDDYGLDVNKRLDTNELVISGTDEALEKFEQALADFEYVPQLNDDGNFKNKGPALLSAITKISRVSKEQKLDGIVEEENLGVAYFYKSISALNAKKIADELIKTRGIKAEYMVSPSGAKILTGEFSADDVDLITNDDYENPFAKFEVMHHIGVVTKSINTTYPITKADIDLSNAKTIVGIVDGGIAELDVLEDLVVDRKDYTTDPDSDKYHATLAASRTIFGNDIEDQLFDNNKLAANAKVVDVKVMEGEDGPTPVELIGYLEDAIKTFPDVKEYSMSLGMTDLCAHNKKSYLTRELDALQHNYGVVFVVSAGNRDDFHTRQYPDVLSEPDSSLNSPGDSINGISVGALADKANKDSLAQVNEPSPFTRTGFDGIRKPDLVHYGGNARATGVWRDQGVKGLSVVENELYENVGTSFATPVVSGELAQALTVVEESGYDNAVDLAKALTIHSASYIPNETSLINSTDLDKIVGHGVPDVKNVLFADKTRVVYVISGEIGGVPPRSKTREAVRKISFTIPDELKNLKRQLNVRATLAYTAPIDPNDEVDTAQSDVTMTLYKVNSRKKLRNSGKADDSDYSYKPKWYTIKCLERTYSSRSYDGGEWELRLTLQTRGDADDDSFMQPFAVVISIEDIGDDDGRIDLQQIIRNNHKQYVRINEISNRQRATTR
- a CDS encoding NUDIX hydrolase is translated as MSKISHDSETPAHGQQVITVCAFIHHTFDGVTKVFLPKRAATKKFLPNVYNVPGGHVDYGEDLVTALKREIQEEFGKKVTVGDPFATFDYMNEIKGTHSVEIIYFAQFEDGNESIELVPEDHSSYAWIAENELESMFTAGREANDPELTVMKKGFALLSGESPQF
- a CDS encoding ATP-binding protein, whose product is MFSTAEIVELIKAHKSGSDELFDKTIQKLVRSSEQKGKKGVAKALRDIYSKPNEMYRKVTQSSLKQVPAAPTFAMDTSADVTLDDVVLSKRNQLVVDEIIQTWNSRKKLKAAGLSHGTKVIFYGLPGTGKTYLASALAGTLGLPIVDVDVSKLISSFMGETGKNVSELFVGKEQQILFLDEFESLAKNRADEMDIGEAKRIVTAILQNIDTLNDDVLLIAATNHIEMIDSAIRRRFTYELDMDDIDLASRRKMFNLYLKDHKNIEDDAIDTLGELATEFTGHDIQRIYTKTMRRSVLSLDKLTFEEQIFKQLTETKYRKKRFNSKDTTDVNELKKVVKALWAVNKKYFTYEMLESMTGIPHATIHYLVSKRGTK